The Anaerolineales bacterium region CATCCTCGCCCCCGATTTCCGCCGCCCCACCGACGACAGCGCCAACGAGCTATCCTCGCTGCACCTGCTGCGCGAGCGCAACTTCGCCAGCTTTGACCTGCGCGAGGGCGAGGGCCTGCCCGCCGCCGACAGCCGCAGCCTGAAGAAAGCCTTCGACGCTGCCCGCAAGTTCGCCGAGAAGCCCAAAGGCTGGCTGCTGTTCACTGGCGGCCACGGCAGCGGCAAGACCCACCTGGCCGCCGCCATCGCCAATTACGCCCAGGACATTGGCCGCATGCCGCTCTTCATCATGGTCCCCGACCTGCTCGACCATCTGCGCGCCACTTTCAACCCCACCAGCCCGGTTAGCTACGACCAGCGCTTCGAAGAGATCCGCAACGCCGAACTATTGGTCCTCGACGACCTCGGCACCCAATCCGCCACCCCCTGGGCCCGTGAAAAGCTCTACCAGCTCTTCACCCACCGCTACAACGCCCAACTCCCCACCGTCATCACCACCGCCGACCGCCTCGAAGACATGGACACGCGCATACGGGCGCGGATGTTGGACACGCGTCTGTGCACGATATATGCGTTGACCGCGCCGGCGTATACTGGGCGCAAGAAGCGGTAGTAGGTAAACAAAACCGCCCGCTGACAGAGAAGATTGGAGGGAAAATGTCTTGGAGAGGCACTATTCGAACACTGAATGCCGCAGCAAATAGGTACGACCGATCTCAAAGAAAACAACAAAGTGAACGCGAGCGTCAACAAAAGTTACTTGAAAGACTAACAGAACAACAACACGCCTTGCTGGAATTTGAAATTTTTCAGCAAAAATAGAAGAGTTAATTAGCGTCCACAGAACTTTACCGGAGCAGTGGGACTGGGAGAGCATACTCCAAGCAACACCTCCAGTTGAGCCAAAAAAGTCAAGTAAGCATGAGAGACACGCAAAAGAGATACTTAATGCTTACAAACCTTCACTCGTGGACAATGTGCTCAACAGGGTTGCCGAAAGGAAAGAAGAACTAAAGCTTGCAGTCAATTTAGCTACGAAGAAGGACGCCCAAGAACACAGGCAGCGGTTGGCCAAGTATAAGCAAAAACTAAGTGATTACAATGAGCGTCGTGATTTGGCCCAGGCAATGATAAGAAAATCCCCTGAAGCCATAAGAACGGTGCTAGTAGAACATTCTGATTTAGGTGACCTAATTCAGATTGGACCTGAGCCGAGCATTAGTGTCACGGCCAAATCAATTTATGCCAACATTACGGTTAGCCCCGCCAGCATTGTTCCTAGCCATCAGAAGGTGTTGCTCAAGAGTGGAAAACTTTCCTCTAAGCAAATGCCAAAGTCCTTGTACTACGAAATTTACAAGGCTTATGTATGTGGCGCAGCAATTCGAGCAGCCAGAGAAATTTTCGCGGCAGTTCCTGAATATACCGCTGTAGTGTCTGTATACTGCAAGCAACTTAATCCTAAGTCAGGTCATCTTGAAACATTACCTATTCTCAGCGTAACATTTGTATACGACACACTACAACAGCTCAATATTGACCACGTAGATCCATCTGCATGCTTGGACAACTTCATCCATGAACTGAACTTCTCAAGAACAAGGGGCTTCTCCCCACTCCCGAAGCACTCTTAAGAGGCATTAGTCATGTGTTCAGATTCTTAGGTAAGCTACATGCTTTGCAGCAAAATAGGGAAGCAACACAGGTAAAGCGTTGGTACTGAGTGTGGAGCCCTGCGCTGCTTTCGCAGCGCTGAGGGGTGCCGGTCCGCCCAACGCAGCACGTCATTGCGAGAAGGCAAGGCGAGCGCAGCGAGCCATCTGCCAGAGCCTGTTCTGAGCGCAGCGAAGGAAGGCAATCTGGGATTTGCCAATCCCCACCGCCCGCGTGCATCCTGAGCCAGCGTAAGTGCTGGGCGTTGCCCAGTACTTACCCGCCCGCGAAGGATCCTCGCTGCCACCAGCCGCTGCTCAAACCAGTCTTGGCAATCCTCCATCGAACTCCGTAGGGGCGCAGCATGCTGCGCCCCTACGTCATTGCGAGCAGGCAAGGCGAGCGCAGCGAGCCATCTGTCGACGAAGCAATCTAGGGCTTGTTACCCACCGTCGAGTTCAGGGGGGCGCAATGCGTCCGCCATCCCAGCCAATTTCGCTTTCCACACCCATAGCCACGCCAAGCTCGTTCTGCTAAGCGTGTCACAGCCTTCCGTTCCCGCCTCCACTCTCTAGCCGTGCCCATTGCGGAGGGGGCTGCGCTGCTTCGCAGCGCCGGGGGAACCAACCCAAGCGAAGCGTAGGTTCCCCCAGTGGGGTCACAGGGGCAAAGCCCCTGAAAGAGAGAGAAAAATACTTGCACAAGCTAGTCCAGCAAAAAATCATTGCGAAAGGGCGGCACTTATTCTCATCCAGAGCAATCAGTCTACATTTCTAGTCAACAGACCAGCCTATAACCCCTCAAACGGTGCCGCTTACGCTCCACCACTTGCTCCTTCGGAATGACAGGCTGAGCCTCCATCCCTCATCCCTCATCCTTCACCCTTCCCCCTTCCCCCTATCCCTTGACACCCACCGCCAATTCCCCACAACCTCCCCAAACCGCGCTATATCCCCAGCATGGGGAACCCACAAGACCACCTAACACCGGCCGAACGCCTCATCCGCCTCATCGAATTTGGCTCCGCCCCCGTCCCTACCGAGCCTTTACCTGAGGAGTGGATGCCCTTCTATGACGCCGTCTGGCAAGCCCTCGAAACCGGCCCCAAAGGCCGCTGGGCCGCCTTGCTCGCCACCATCCAGACTCGTGAGCAGCGCACCATGCTCAGCCAGCTTTACGACGCCCAAAGCCTGCTACCCAACCGAGATCACCCCGCCGTCATCATCTACTCCGCCAAAGATGCCTTCGGCCCTCCGCCCCGCATCGAATGGCTCATTCCCAACCTTCTCGCCCGCCCCAGCCTCAACATCCTCGTCGGCCAGCCCGGCTCCAAAAAGACCCTGCTCGCCCTCGATCTGGCCGCCTGCATTGCCCTCGGTAAACCCTGGCTCGGCCTCCCGGTCGAGCAAACTCCCGCCTATCTCATTGACATGGAAACCGGCCGCCCGCGCCTCTGGTCCCGCATCCACAGCGCCCTCCTCGCCCACGGCGGCAGCCCAGACACCCCGCTCTACTTCCAGTCCCTCCCCATCTACGATCTTCAGCAAGAGCAGCATCGCCGCAACATCCGCAACGATGCCGATCAGCTCGCCGCTGGCCTCATCATCATTGATGCCCTCTCCGGCCTCCTGCGCGGCGCTGATGAGAACAACACAGCCTCCGTCTTCCCCATCCTCAACAACCTGCGCATCCTCTCAGAGCAGGCCAACGCCGCCGTCCTCGTCATCCACCACATGAACAAATCCGGAGACTTCCGCGGCTCCTCTGCCATCGCCGCCGCCGTAGACCTCATGCTCGCCACCCACTCCAGCCCCCAGAGTCCCATCGTCACCCTCACCCCCATCAAATCGCGTGAAGCCTCGCCCCAGCCCCTCAGCGCCCGCGCCCACTTCCAGCCCGGCCGCACCTGGTTCACCGCCGAGGCCGACCCACCGCCCGCCATCACCAACCTCGCCCCCGCCGCCGTCAAACTCCTCCACCATCTCCACCTCAACGGCCCCGCCACCACCGCCAGCATCTTTACCCAGCTTGACTCTCTCAGCCCCAGCACTTTGCGCCATCAGATTCATCAACTCAAAAGCGCTGGTTATCTCGCTCGCACCAATACAGGTAGGCAAGGTGCCACCGCAACATATGGCCTCACCCCTTCAAGCCTCGCCCTCTTTTCGAAGGAGCGCTCATGAACGCCCAAAAGTTATTAGTATTATCTTTTGACCCCCACCCCCTTTCCAGCAACAACAACTTTCACCCTCCGCGGACCCAACGTGCATCCCGAGCGCAGCGAGGGATCCTCGCAGCCACATCCGTACACACTCCTCGTCATGCTGCACTTGGTAGCCGTAGGGCGCAGCATGCTGCGCCCTACGCATCCCGTCTTTGCTTCCGTACTCCTCATCGTGTCGCCCTGAGCGCAGCGAAGGGCATCTGCAGGCTCCATTGTCAGGAAATTCCCTGTCGGGCACGCGTAGGGGCGTGCGCTGCCAGGTCCAACGTGCATCCCGAGCGCAGCGAGGGATCCTCGCAACCCCAACCTCCCAAAACAAAAAAGCGGCCAGCTTTCGCCGACCGCCTCTCAAACTCAACCACAATGGCTAACTTAACTCGCCTTGCCGTTTTCCTCCACCCACAAACTGCTCGCCAGCTCATAGCCGATCACCTGGTCATTCCGCCCCATCTGCAAGCGCAACGGCCCGTTGAAAGGCGCCCGGCTCACCAGCGTAAACTCAACTCCCGGCGTCAGCCCAAGGTTGGCAATATAGCGCAGCTTATCCGCATCATGCGTCCGCACCCGCGTCAGTTTGCAGCTCACCCCCACTTCCTTGTCCACCAGCGGCCCATCATTCGGGAAGTTGATCTTCCCATCCTTCGTCGGTATCGGCTCCCCGTGCGGGCAATTCGTCGGGTGGCCGGCCAGCTGATCAATCCGGTCCTCAAGCTCCTCGTTGATCCCGCGCTCAAACACATCCGTCAGCTCATGCGCCGAGGCCCAGTCGTACCCCATCACCTTCACCAAAAACACCTCGCCCAGCCGGTGGCGGCGCAGGGCCGGCATAGCGATCCGCTCGCCATCCTTCGTCAGGCGCACCCCGCGGTACGGCTCATAGGTCGCAAAACCGGCGTCCGTCAGGCGCTTCACCATCCGGGCGATCGCCTGCGGAGAGGATTCCACATGCTCCGCCAGGTGCGAGAGCGAAACCTTGCCCTCATCCTGCTGGATGCGGAACACTTCAGCAGCATAGCGCTGCATTGCCGGACTAACTTGGGAGCTACTTGTCATAGGTTCGTTTCAACCTGGGTGTTAATATGATATTTCTGATAGAAATTCAAGTTGATTATACTAGCAAACTTTGCCCTTTGTACCCGCCCACCCCCCACTTTGTAAACAAAGGCTTAACCATTTAATAAACAAGCCGCCGTATACTGTGAGCGTATAATGAGGGCCGAGGTAGCTGTGAACGCAAATACACGCGAAACGCTGGAACGCAAACTGGGCGAACTCATGGACGAGGTGCTCTTGCTCGGCAGCATGGTCGAGCAGGCCACCCTGCAGGCCGTGCGCTCCCTCAAAGACCGCAATTTTGCCGTCTCTGAGGAAGTCTACAAGAACGACCAGAAGATCAACACCAAGCGCTTCGAGATCGAAGAGCGCACCATCACCCTCATCGCCACCCAGCAGCCCATGGCGCGTGACCTGCGCCAGCTCACCGCCGTCCTTGAAGTCATCACCGAGCTTGAGCGCATGGGAGATTACGCCAAGGGCATCGCCCGCATCAACCACAACCTCGGCCGTGAGACCCGTCTCAAGCCCCCCGCCGGCCTCACCCAGATGGCCGAGATCGGCGTGGATATGCTCCACAAAGCCCTCGAAGCCTTCGTCACCGGCAAGGTCGATCTAGCCCGCAGCGTCCCCAAGCAGGACGACGAGGTCGACCAGCTCTTCAACGAAGTCCAGCGAGAGATCCTCGACCAGATGATCGCCGCCCCAGACAGCATTGACCAGATCAATCATCTCCTCTGGGCCTGCCACAACCTCGAGCGCCTGGCCGACCGGGTCATCAACATCTGCGAGCGCACCGCCTACATCGCCACCGGCGAAATGCGCGAATTTGACGTCAGCGACGACGAGAAATGGGTCGAGGCCTAGCCGGCCAGTTGCTCCCCCATTTGCGTTGACAAGCGCCCGCCCATATGTAATACTCCTGCCATCACATAACCCCGCTACCCCACACAAGAGGAGGTGTTGCCCATGGATAGTATCCAACATAGCGCAGCGGCAGCCCTTCTCACTTTTGTGAAATAAGCTGCCGCTGCGCGAAAACCCAAAGAGCCCGTTCCGGGCTCTTTGGCTTAAAAGTCCAAACCGCGCTAGTCTTCGGCGCCTGGCAGCTTCACCACGCTCAACCAATACTGCTTGAACGAGCTGACCACCTTCAGGAACTTCTCCATGCTGACTGGCTTGACAATATACGAACTGGCGAACTGGCGGTAGCTTTCTGTGATATCCGCTTCATCTTGCGACGTAGTAAGCACCACCACCGGAATGCGCTTCAGGCTCTCATCCTGCTTGATGGCGGCCAGCACTTCGCGCCCGTTCATCTTCGGCAGGTTGAGGTCCAGCAAGATCAGATCCGGGCGCGGCGCATCCGGGAACTGGCCGCGCCGATACAGAAAGTCCATCGCCTGCTCGCCATCCATGGCCACATGCAGGTTGTTGCGCAGCATCCCATCCTTGAAGGCTTCCTGGGTCAGGCGTACATCACCGGGGTTATCCTCCACAAGCAAGATATCGATCAGTTGTCCATTGTCGGTCATTGTGCTCCTCGTCTAAAGCATGCGTTGGGCGCGCTCTTGTACTGCATCCTGGCTGGGCTCTGGCGTGTTTGCGTCCACCTGTGGGCCGCCCGCCCCCGGCGCATCCGCCTCGGCCTGTGGCAGCCTGGGCAGCGTAAAGTAGAAGGTTGTGCCTTCCCCTATTGTAGATTCAACCCATATTCGGCCACCATGCCGTTCAATGATCTTTTTGCAGATGGCCAGGCCGATACCCGTGCCCTCATAGAGCTCGCGGCTGTTGAGGCGCTGGAAGATGACGAAAATGCGGTCGGCGTGCTTTTGGTCAAAACCGATACCGTTGTCCTGCACCCGGAACTCGTAGAAGTCCCCATGCGGGTGCGCCTGCACCGTTACCACCGGCTCCCGCTCCGCCCGAAACTTGATGGCGTTGCCCACCAGGTTCTGGAAAACCTGGGTCAGCTGGTTGCGATCTACAAATACGCTGGGCAGGTCATCGTGTTCAACTTTGGCGCGGTTCTCCTGAATGCGCATGCCCAGGTTCTGCAGCGCCTCATCCAGGGCCGCCTCAGCCGAAACGACTTCAGGCGCCTGTCCACGGGTGCCCACGCGAGAGAAGGCCAGCAGGTCCTGGATCAGGCGCTGCATGCGCGCCGCGCCATCCACCGCAAAGGCTATAAACTCCTTGGCATCATCATCCAGCTTGTCCTTGTAGCGCGCCTCGAGCAGCTGCATATAGCTGGAAACCATGCGCAACGGCTCCTGCAAATCGTGAGAGGCCACATAGGCAAACTGCTCCAGCTCCTGGTTGGAGCGTTCCAGATCCGTATTCTTGGTGCGCAAAGTCTCCTGAAGCTGCTTCTGCTCGGTGATGTCAGTCCAGATCCCGCCCAGACCAAGAATTTCTTCCCTCTCATCAAACAAAGGGAACTTGACATTAAGGTACGTACGCTCGGCGCCGTCCACAATGGCGGTCACTTCTCGGCTGGCGGGGCTGCCGCTGCTCAGCACCTTGCGGTCAGAGTCGATCACAGATTGCAGCAGAGGCTGGCGAAAGATGGCCTCTGCTGGCTTGCCAATGATCTCTTCCCGGTCAAGCTGGGCCAACTGGGCAAATTGAGAATTGACCAGCTTGTAGCGCCCGCGCACGTCTTTCACAGAGATGGCCGAAGGCGAATTCTCGATCAGCGAGTTCATTTGGCGGGTCAACACATCAAGATTGCGCTCCAATGTCATCTGCATCTTGCCCGCCCGGTACAGCCGATCAGCATTGGCCAACACGATCCCGCCCAACAGAAGCATCACAGTAATCGTGTAAGTGGAGCGACTAAGTGAACTCTGCAGAACACCCTGGTCCTCGCTGTAATAGGCCAGCCAGCCAAGTACAAAAGGCACCAGCAGCACCGTAACAAGCAAAGCGCGGGTGCTTGCACCGTGCGGCGTACGGGCAACCACCAGGTCCAACCAGCCGCGGTCAGGCATATCGATCAACAATGCCAGTGCCACAAACATTATCAGGATGGAAGTATTGAGCGCCATCCCCGTATACAGAAATATGCTCTCCCCAAACGCAAAGGTGAAAGGATAGCTAAGAAAGACACTCAGGCTCAGTAACAGTACGGTAAAAAGCATGTAGCGCCGCACTTTGTCAGACCATACTTGATCCTGCAACACGGCGAGCGCCAGAAGTCCAAGGGATATGGCAGTCGTAGCCGACATCCGCCCTGGGGCTTCCGTGACCACGGAGGTCATGTCGTCTTTGAAGGGAAGCTCATCAATACCCAGATTAATATCGAAGACAAACTGGGCCAGAGTAGCTAGCGCGATCACCAGCACTAAACCAGCCAGCACAGGCACCCAAAGCTGATGGGCCAGCTTCGAACTTTGACGCAGCACAAGTACTCCACCCAACAGGGCAAGGCATAAGGCCGTATTAGCCTTCATGGCGCCTTCATTGATAAAAAGCGAGGTGAGCTGGGGGACATCAAAGGCCCAGCCTAAATACACTAGCAAGCCCAAGATCAGCACCAGCCAGCTGAATACAAGGACTATCTTTTTATCGTCTATCTTTGCCTCCAGCTGCACATCAACAGCTTGCAGTACTGCAAGCCGCAATCAGCTTACATGATTTCGAAAATCAGCTTGCTAACAGATTTGCAAGGGAGCTACGCCGAGGAACTGAGTACGGCCGTCAGGTTCTTGCCCTGCTGCTTGGCTTGATACAGGGCGCGGTCTGCACACTCCAACAACGCAGCCGCGTTGTCAGCATGCAACGGGTAAATGGTCACCCCTGCCGATAGCGTAGAGCGCAAAGATTTGCCTTGGACCTGAAAAACTGCATCGGCAAAGCGGCGGCGGCATTCATCTACACGGGTTCGGGCGGTCTCTGCGGTGGCACCTGGCAACACGACCACGAACTCATCGCCGCCATAGCGGCAGACAATGTCTCCGGCACGCGTGTTCTCGTTCAGAATACGCCCCACGGTTTGCAAGACCAGGTCGCCAATGGCGTGGCCATACGTATCGTTGAAGCTCTTGAACATATCAATGTCCAGCATCACGACACTTAGAGGCTCATGCTTGCGTGTGGCGTTGGCCAGCTCACGGTGGAGCGACTCTTCCAGGTAGCGGCGGTTAAAAACACCCGTTAGCGGGTCACGGATGTTTTGCTCCCGCAGCTGGGCTTGCAACGCCTCGTTCTGGGCGATCTGCTCGCGCAGCTGGCGCTCTACTTCTACGCGCTGCGTAATGTCGCGGATGACGATGAGGCGCCCCTCAAATTCGCCGGCCTGGTCATATAGCGGTGTAATGAAGACTTCCGCAGTGCGCTGCGGCATGCCGCCCAGCAGCAGCTCCTGGCTGGCTGGGCGCATTTGCAGCAGCAAGGCCCCCAGCTGCGGCCAGGCGCCGAACACCTTGGCGCCGGTCTGCCCGATCGGGTCTACGGCAAGCTCAAGGATCGAACGGGCTGACGGGTTGATGTCCACCACGCGCTCCTGGCCATCCAACACGATCAGGCCATCGCTCATTTGCTCCACCAGCGCGTGGCGAGCGATCGGCACAATATCCAGCAGGCCTAAACGGAATAGGGCATAAGCAAAAAAGATGCCTGTAATGGTGAAGGTGATGGGCGTAAGATCCAGATTAGGGAACGGGCTGGCGCCAAGCAGGCTGAGCACATTGACAAGGATGGGAATGAAAATGCCCACCAGCACTGCAAGGATCTGGCTGCGATACAAGCCCGTTGAACGACCAAAGGCCTGCAACAGCATCACGATCGAAACAAGGATCAGGCCATAGCCGAACACCAGATTGAGATAAAAGCCCAGGCCGCCGTCAAAGATCACTCCCTGGCCCGGAACGCGCGTGCCAGCAAAGAACAGGCCATGCAGTGGATCTGTCCACAAAAGCACGAGCGTAAGAATAGGCACGACAAGCAGCAAGGTCATGTTGAGCCGGGTTAGGTACCGGCCGCGTCCAGTAAACTGCAGGGTAAAAACGGTGAGCGCTATGGGCACAGCCACGACGCTAAAGTATGTTAGATCGATCCAGAAAAAAGGAGTTGGCCCCGGAATACGCAGCCAGAACAGGGCATAAGTGAAGGACCACCAGCTGAGACACAGCAAGAATGCCAATAGGGCGCGCCCAGCATGAAAAGCGCGGCGCGGCCAGTTACCAACCGCAACTCCAACACTTATGAAGCCGGCAATGACCAGCGCCAGCGCGTAGCCCCACTCAACGATCACGTGCAAACCTCATCCATAGAGTGTTGAGACTATATCAAACTTTCAACTTGGCGAATGCAAAAACAAGGTGGGAAGCAAAGAAAAAAGGGCAGCCGAAAACGGCTGCCCTCTTTTACCGGGAACTAACGTAGCGCGGTGACTATTGAGCTGACGTTGTAACGCATCATCTCAATGTAGCTCGGGGCCGGGCCATCTGATGTGCTGAGGGTTTCGCCATATAGAACTATCAGCGTAACCCCGGTATCGGCCGAAACGCGTTCAGCCAGGCTGGGATTCATGGACGCGCCGATAAAAATAGCTG contains the following coding sequences:
- a CDS encoding AAA family ATPase, whose translation is MGNPQDHLTPAERLIRLIEFGSAPVPTEPLPEEWMPFYDAVWQALETGPKGRWAALLATIQTREQRTMLSQLYDAQSLLPNRDHPAVIIYSAKDAFGPPPRIEWLIPNLLARPSLNILVGQPGSKKTLLALDLAACIALGKPWLGLPVEQTPAYLIDMETGRPRLWSRIHSALLAHGGSPDTPLYFQSLPIYDLQQEQHRRNIRNDADQLAAGLIIIDALSGLLRGADENNTASVFPILNNLRILSEQANAAVLVIHHMNKSGDFRGSSAIAAAVDLMLATHSSPQSPIVTLTPIKSREASPQPLSARAHFQPGRTWFTAEADPPPAITNLAPAAVKLLHHLHLNGPATTASIFTQLDSLSPSTLRHQIHQLKSAGYLARTNTGRQGATATYGLTPSSLALFSKERS
- a CDS encoding metal-dependent transcriptional regulator yields the protein MTSSSQVSPAMQRYAAEVFRIQQDEGKVSLSHLAEHVESSPQAIARMVKRLTDAGFATYEPYRGVRLTKDGERIAMPALRRHRLGEVFLVKVMGYDWASAHELTDVFERGINEELEDRIDQLAGHPTNCPHGEPIPTKDGKINFPNDGPLVDKEVGVSCKLTRVRTHDADKLRYIANLGLTPGVEFTLVSRAPFNGPLRLQMGRNDQVIGYELASSLWVEENGKAS
- the phoU gene encoding phosphate signaling complex protein PhoU, with translation MNANTRETLERKLGELMDEVLLLGSMVEQATLQAVRSLKDRNFAVSEEVYKNDQKINTKRFEIEERTITLIATQQPMARDLRQLTAVLEVITELERMGDYAKGIARINHNLGRETRLKPPAGLTQMAEIGVDMLHKALEAFVTGKVDLARSVPKQDDEVDQLFNEVQREILDQMIAAPDSIDQINHLLWACHNLERLADRVINICERTAYIATGEMREFDVSDDEKWVEA
- a CDS encoding response regulator, whose translation is MTDNGQLIDILLVEDNPGDVRLTQEAFKDGMLRNNLHVAMDGEQAMDFLYRRGQFPDAPRPDLILLDLNLPKMNGREVLAAIKQDESLKRIPVVVLTTSQDEADITESYRQFASSYIVKPVSMEKFLKVVSSFKQYWLSVVKLPGAED
- a CDS encoding PAS domain-containing protein — its product is MRLAVLQAVDVQLEAKIDDKKIVLVFSWLVLILGLLVYLGWAFDVPQLTSLFINEGAMKANTALCLALLGGVLVLRQSSKLAHQLWVPVLAGLVLVIALATLAQFVFDINLGIDELPFKDDMTSVVTEAPGRMSATTAISLGLLALAVLQDQVWSDKVRRYMLFTVLLLSLSVFLSYPFTFAFGESIFLYTGMALNTSILIMFVALALLIDMPDRGWLDLVVARTPHGASTRALLVTVLLVPFVLGWLAYYSEDQGVLQSSLSRSTYTITVMLLLGGIVLANADRLYRAGKMQMTLERNLDVLTRQMNSLIENSPSAISVKDVRGRYKLVNSQFAQLAQLDREEIIGKPAEAIFRQPLLQSVIDSDRKVLSSGSPASREVTAIVDGAERTYLNVKFPLFDEREEILGLGGIWTDITEQKQLQETLRTKNTDLERSNQELEQFAYVASHDLQEPLRMVSSYMQLLEARYKDKLDDDAKEFIAFAVDGAARMQRLIQDLLAFSRVGTRGQAPEVVSAEAALDEALQNLGMRIQENRAKVEHDDLPSVFVDRNQLTQVFQNLVGNAIKFRAEREPVVTVQAHPHGDFYEFRVQDNGIGFDQKHADRIFVIFQRLNSRELYEGTGIGLAICKKIIERHGGRIWVESTIGEGTTFYFTLPRLPQAEADAPGAGGPQVDANTPEPSQDAVQERAQRML
- a CDS encoding diguanylate cyclase → MIVEWGYALALVIAGFISVGVAVGNWPRRAFHAGRALLAFLLCLSWWSFTYALFWLRIPGPTPFFWIDLTYFSVVAVPIALTVFTLQFTGRGRYLTRLNMTLLLVVPILTLVLLWTDPLHGLFFAGTRVPGQGVIFDGGLGFYLNLVFGYGLILVSIVMLLQAFGRSTGLYRSQILAVLVGIFIPILVNVLSLLGASPFPNLDLTPITFTITGIFFAYALFRLGLLDIVPIARHALVEQMSDGLIVLDGQERVVDINPSARSILELAVDPIGQTGAKVFGAWPQLGALLLQMRPASQELLLGGMPQRTAEVFITPLYDQAGEFEGRLIVIRDITQRVEVERQLREQIAQNEALQAQLREQNIRDPLTGVFNRRYLEESLHRELANATRKHEPLSVVMLDIDMFKSFNDTYGHAIGDLVLQTVGRILNENTRAGDIVCRYGGDEFVVVLPGATAETARTRVDECRRRFADAVFQVQGKSLRSTLSAGVTIYPLHADNAAALLECADRALYQAKQQGKNLTAVLSSSA